One region of Rhodocaloribacter litoris genomic DNA includes:
- a CDS encoding dipeptidase produces MIRLLLVMSLSVLPVTACRSQQPEADPSTSTTPPPATDTTGATDGGAIALPAWRQHLLLREDERWAEALRIHFNALVVDGHVDTPMHLLDGYELGRRHRAFEAHIDLPRLFEGGLDAAFFSIYVPAALGEGAAAVRRARAMIAEVRRQVAALADSVEMAFSAADVRRITRAGKKAVLLGLEGGHALAASPDTLAALYAAGIRYVTLTHVNTNAWADASQTPPRHGGLNELGRTMIRTMNRLGVLVDLSHTADATFYDALAVSEAPVILSHSSTRALTDVVRNASDDMLRALATHGGVILINFHEPSVNRHLTPEVMDEVYRRLGGRTGDLRGLWNTIAEVRRERGLPRATLDDVLAHIDHAVRVAGIDHVGLGSDFDGAPMPAGLDDVTRLPWITYGLLRRGYTETDLYKLLGGNVLRVLEAAETTARRMAASPE; encoded by the coding sequence ATGATCCGCCTCCTGCTCGTGATGTCGCTGAGCGTCCTGCCCGTGACGGCCTGCCGGAGCCAGCAACCGGAGGCCGATCCGTCCACGAGCACCACTCCGCCGCCGGCCACAGACACGACCGGCGCCACGGACGGCGGCGCGATCGCCCTGCCTGCCTGGCGGCAGCACCTGCTCCTGCGCGAGGATGAGCGCTGGGCGGAGGCCCTGCGCATCCACTTCAACGCGCTCGTCGTCGACGGGCATGTGGATACGCCCATGCACCTGCTCGACGGGTACGAGCTGGGCCGGCGGCACCGGGCCTTCGAGGCGCACATCGACCTGCCGCGCCTGTTCGAGGGCGGGCTCGACGCCGCCTTTTTTTCGATCTACGTGCCGGCGGCGCTGGGAGAAGGTGCGGCGGCCGTGCGCCGGGCCCGGGCAATGATCGCCGAGGTCCGGCGGCAGGTCGCCGCCCTTGCGGACAGCGTCGAGATGGCCTTTTCGGCCGCCGACGTGCGGCGCATCACGCGGGCCGGCAAGAAGGCGGTGCTGCTCGGGCTGGAAGGCGGGCATGCCCTGGCTGCCTCGCCGGACACGCTCGCCGCCCTTTATGCCGCCGGCATCCGCTACGTCACGCTCACCCACGTCAACACGAACGCCTGGGCCGACGCCTCCCAGACGCCGCCCCGCCACGGCGGCCTCAACGAGCTGGGACGCACCATGATCCGCACGATGAACCGCCTCGGCGTGCTCGTGGACCTCTCCCACACCGCCGATGCCACCTTCTACGATGCCCTGGCCGTGAGCGAGGCCCCGGTGATCCTGTCGCACTCCTCGACGCGCGCCCTCACCGACGTCGTCCGCAACGCCTCCGACGACATGCTCCGCGCCCTGGCCACGCACGGCGGCGTCATCCTGATCAACTTTCACGAGCCGTCGGTCAACCGCCACCTGACGCCGGAAGTGATGGACGAGGTGTACCGCCGGCTGGGCGGGCGCACGGGCGACCTGCGCGGCCTCTGGAACACCATCGCCGAGGTGCGGCGCGAGCGGGGCCTGCCCCGGGCCACCCTCGACGACGTCCTCGCCCACATCGACCACGCCGTGCGCGTGGCCGGCATCGACCACGTCGGCCTCGGCTCCGACTTCGACGGGGCACCCATGCCTGCCGGCCTCGACGACGTCACCCGCCTGCCCTGGATCACCTACGGCCTGCTCCGGCGCGGCTACACCGAAACCGACCTCTACAAACTCCTTGGCGGCAACGTGCTGCGCGTGCTCGAAGCTGCCGAAACGACCGCCCGCCGTATGGCCGCCTCGCCCGAATGA
- a CDS encoding AAA family ATPase gives MEKDDARAGAGLKRVVLTGAESTGKTTLARRLAGHYGTVWVPEYLRRFVDEKGALPEAHDVDAIARGHLASVAALRPRARRVLFLDTDLISTVLYQTHFFGTCPAWVRAASYEHQGDLYLLLADDIPWVPDPGQRDGPEARVFFQRQFEAELLRRGVPFVRVAGPPEVRFRTAVAAVDRLLGPAVVSAASGTRSTLPPGSL, from the coding sequence ATGGAAAAGGACGATGCCCGCGCCGGAGCCGGCCTGAAGCGGGTCGTGCTCACCGGGGCCGAATCCACCGGCAAGACGACGCTGGCCCGCCGGCTGGCTGGCCACTACGGCACCGTCTGGGTGCCCGAGTACCTCCGGCGGTTCGTCGACGAGAAGGGAGCACTGCCCGAGGCGCACGACGTGGACGCCATCGCCCGGGGGCACCTGGCCTCCGTGGCGGCCCTGCGGCCCCGCGCGCGCCGCGTCCTCTTCCTCGACACGGACCTGATCTCGACCGTCCTCTACCAGACCCACTTCTTCGGCACCTGCCCGGCGTGGGTCCGCGCCGCCTCGTACGAACACCAGGGCGACCTGTACCTGCTCCTGGCCGACGACATCCCGTGGGTGCCCGACCCCGGGCAGCGCGACGGCCCCGAAGCCCGGGTGTTCTTCCAGCGGCAGTTCGAGGCTGAGCTGCTGCGGCGCGGCGTGCCGTTCGTCCGCGTGGCCGGCCCGCCCGAAGTGCGCTTCCGCACCGCCGTGGCCGCTGTGGACCGGTTGCTGGGCCCGGCGGTCGTTTCGGCGGCTTCGGGCACGCGCAGCACGTTGCCGCCGGGGAGCCTGTAG
- the pnuC gene encoding nicotinamide riboside transporter PnuC, translating into MELFQELFIKGFNLLEVVGFTAGLLYVLLNIRQNVWCWPAGLVSVTAYLIVFWEVRLYADMGLQVFYIGLSLYGWYYWLHGGRDDGEAPVVRLARRQAAVAALLGLAGTALMGYLLARFTDADLPYWDSATTVFSLVATWMTARKILENWLLWIAVDTLYVFIYVYKGLYLTSVLFALYLVLATTGYFAWKRTMPAPEPA; encoded by the coding sequence GTGGAGCTGTTTCAGGAGCTGTTCATCAAGGGGTTCAACCTGCTGGAGGTGGTCGGCTTCACGGCCGGCCTGCTCTACGTTCTCCTCAACATCCGGCAGAACGTCTGGTGCTGGCCCGCCGGCCTCGTCAGCGTGACGGCGTACCTCATCGTCTTCTGGGAGGTACGGCTCTATGCGGACATGGGCCTGCAGGTCTTCTACATCGGCCTCTCGCTCTACGGCTGGTACTACTGGCTTCACGGCGGCCGGGACGACGGCGAGGCCCCGGTGGTGCGCCTCGCCAGACGGCAGGCGGCCGTCGCGGCCCTGCTCGGCCTTGCCGGCACCGCCCTGATGGGCTACCTCCTGGCCCGCTTCACCGACGCCGACCTGCCCTACTGGGACTCGGCCACCACCGTCTTCAGCCTCGTTGCCACCTGGATGACGGCCCGCAAGATCCTGGAGAACTGGCTCCTCTGGATCGCTGTGGACACGCTCTATGTGTTCATCTACGTGTACAAGGGGCTGTACCTGACCTCGGTGCTCTTTGCCCTCTACCTGGTCCTCGCCACGACGGGCTACTTCGCATGGAAAAGGACGATGCCCGCGCCGGAGCCGGCCTGA
- the typA gene encoding translational GTPase TypA — protein MNPTRLRNIAIVAHVDHGKTTLVDAMLWQSGTFRANQEVQERVMDSMDLEREKGITIMAKNTAVTYEGVKINIVDTPGHADFGGEVERTLRMVDGIMLLVDAAEGPLPQTRFVLSKALALGLPAIVVINKIDRQDARPREVLDEVYDLFIDLDADEHQIEFPVLFAVARDGQCTAELDAPLTDLRPLFDAILRHIPPPAGDPAAPLQVLVTNVQPDPYRGPLAIGRVMQGTLRNRRRVSLCHRDGHITRAEVTALYVYEGLQRVEVEAAGPGEIVAVAGMTGIGLGESLADAETPQPLPPLHVDEPTMSMEFRINDGPFSGREGQYVTSRNLRDRLLKEAENNLAMRIEETDSPDRFLVYGRGELQMAILIEQMRREGYEFTVGMPQVIIKEIDGKKHEPFEIALIDVAEEFMGVVVQKMGLRKGIMTKMVNHGSGRVRLEFEIPSRGLIGYRTEFLTDTKGTGILTHLFDRFRPVAGEIVHRTTGALVADRPGKVTAYAVLGLQERGELFVAPGDDVYAGMIVGENSRDVDLEVNVTKEKKLTNMRAASADAFEKLVPPRRLSLEEAIEFIREDELIEVTPRSIRLRKRHLDPHERKKHALSRKAEA, from the coding sequence ATGAACCCGACCCGCCTGCGCAACATCGCCATCGTCGCCCACGTCGATCACGGCAAGACCACCCTCGTCGATGCCATGCTCTGGCAGAGCGGCACCTTCCGCGCCAATCAGGAGGTGCAGGAGCGCGTGATGGACTCGATGGACCTCGAGCGCGAGAAGGGCATCACCATCATGGCCAAGAACACGGCCGTCACGTACGAGGGCGTCAAGATCAACATCGTCGACACACCGGGGCATGCCGACTTCGGCGGCGAGGTCGAGCGCACGCTCCGCATGGTCGACGGTATCATGTTGCTCGTCGACGCCGCCGAGGGGCCGCTGCCGCAGACCCGCTTCGTCCTCTCGAAGGCGCTGGCGCTGGGGCTGCCCGCCATCGTGGTCATCAACAAGATCGACCGCCAGGACGCCCGCCCCCGCGAGGTGCTCGACGAGGTCTACGACCTGTTCATCGACCTCGACGCCGACGAGCATCAGATCGAGTTCCCCGTCCTCTTTGCCGTCGCCCGCGACGGGCAGTGCACGGCGGAACTGGACGCCCCGCTGACCGACCTGCGCCCGCTCTTCGACGCCATCCTCCGGCACATCCCGCCCCCTGCGGGCGATCCGGCGGCCCCGCTCCAGGTGCTCGTCACCAACGTGCAGCCGGATCCCTACCGGGGGCCGCTGGCCATCGGGCGCGTCATGCAGGGCACCCTCCGCAACCGCCGGCGCGTGAGCCTCTGCCACCGCGACGGCCACATCACCCGCGCCGAGGTGACGGCCCTCTACGTCTACGAAGGCCTCCAGCGCGTGGAGGTGGAAGCCGCCGGGCCGGGCGAGATCGTGGCCGTCGCCGGCATGACCGGCATCGGGCTGGGCGAGAGCCTGGCCGACGCTGAAACCCCGCAGCCGCTGCCCCCCCTCCACGTCGACGAACCGACGATGTCGATGGAGTTCCGCATCAACGACGGCCCCTTCAGCGGGCGCGAAGGCCAGTACGTCACCTCGCGCAACCTGCGGGACCGGCTCCTCAAAGAGGCCGAAAACAACCTGGCCATGCGCATCGAGGAAACCGACTCGCCGGACCGCTTCCTCGTCTACGGGCGGGGCGAGCTGCAGATGGCCATCCTCATCGAACAGATGCGCCGCGAGGGCTATGAGTTCACCGTCGGCATGCCCCAGGTCATCATCAAGGAGATCGACGGCAAGAAGCATGAGCCCTTCGAGATCGCCCTGATCGACGTGGCCGAGGAATTCATGGGGGTGGTGGTGCAGAAGATGGGCCTGCGCAAGGGCATCATGACGAAGATGGTCAACCACGGCAGCGGGCGCGTGCGCCTGGAATTCGAGATCCCGAGCCGCGGCCTCATCGGCTACCGCACCGAGTTCCTGACCGACACCAAGGGCACCGGCATCCTGACCCACCTTTTCGACCGCTTCCGCCCGGTGGCCGGCGAGATCGTGCACCGCACCACCGGCGCCCTCGTGGCCGACCGCCCCGGCAAGGTGACGGCCTATGCCGTGCTCGGCCTGCAGGAGCGCGGCGAGCTGTTCGTCGCCCCCGGCGACGACGTCTACGCCGGCATGATCGTGGGCGAGAACAGCCGCGACGTGGACCTGGAGGTGAACGTCACGAAGGAGAAGAAGCTGACCAACATGCGGGCCGCCTCGGCCGACGCCTTCGAGAAGCTGGTGCCCCCGCGCCGCCTCTCGCTCGAAGAGGCCATCGAGTTCATCCGCGAGGACGAGCTGATCGAGGTGACGCCCCGGTCGATCCGCCTGCGCAAGCGCCACCTCGACCCGCACGAGCGCAAGAAACACGCCCTGAGCCGGAAGGCGGAGGCGTAG
- a CDS encoding S9 family peptidase, with product MRFPVILLAFLLPALVCVIQATAQPVPLTVEQIMQDPASWVGDSPSSPWWSEDGTTLYFWWNPQGRFPADSLYRVTREGNTPEQVPPDERRRVLRDPRFDGWHHGEHVYDAAFRRKVYEHDGDLFLYDRQRRTRTRLTDTREQESDPRFTPDGTGVVFVRDDNLFLLDLATGALRQLTDLRKGKAPKDADPDAQDAFLRAQQLHLFDYLRKQKEEREAREKARERDRRADDPPPTFYLGDRNLSQLRLDPTGRFVTFVLSDEAPRKPTLVQNYVTESGYAEDLTARAKVGVPGARAELYVQDLARDTTYAVDLYRLPGAYDVVPAHRRDEGVQPDSSKKERLLYAYGPYWSGDGRYAVVEVRTRDNKDRWIARLDPETATLAVLDRQTDEAWIAGPGISWFGGRSTLGWLPDNRRFFFQSERTGYSHLYTVDVATGEVRQLTDGPFEVFDPMLSRDGRTWFFTSSEGSPFERHFYRMPVDGGPRTRLTTMEGFNEVALAPDERRMANRYSFTNRPPDLFFQTPGDAPRRLTHSPTEAWAAYPWRTGEIIRFEASDGAAVPAQLFVPEAPNGGAVLFVHGAGYLQNVHKGWSSYFREYMFHNLLVERGYYVMNVDYRASAGYGRDWRTAIYRHMGGRDLQDYVDAARYLGQAYGIPPERIFIYGGSYGGFITLMALFTEPEHFGGGAALRAVTDWAHYNHTYTSNILNTPVEDSLAYARSSPIYFAEGLEDPLLIAHGMVDTNVQFQDVVRLAQRLIELGKEGWEMAVYPVENHGFTEPASWTDEYRRILKYIEATVGPRSGVPVPAGE from the coding sequence ATGCGTTTCCCTGTCATCCTTCTCGCCTTTTTGCTACCGGCCCTTGTTTGCGTTATACAGGCGACGGCCCAGCCCGTGCCGCTCACCGTCGAGCAGATCATGCAGGACCCCGCCTCGTGGGTCGGCGACAGCCCCTCAAGCCCCTGGTGGTCCGAGGACGGCACGACGCTCTACTTCTGGTGGAACCCGCAGGGCCGGTTCCCCGCCGACTCGCTCTACCGGGTCACCCGCGAGGGCAACACGCCGGAGCAAGTGCCTCCCGACGAGCGCCGCCGGGTGCTGCGTGACCCGCGCTTCGACGGGTGGCATCACGGCGAGCACGTCTACGACGCGGCCTTCCGGCGCAAGGTCTACGAACACGATGGCGACCTCTTCCTCTACGACCGCCAGCGCCGCACCCGCACCCGGCTGACCGACACCCGCGAGCAGGAAAGCGACCCCCGCTTCACCCCGGACGGCACCGGCGTCGTCTTCGTCCGCGACGACAACCTGTTCCTTCTCGACCTGGCCACCGGCGCGCTCCGGCAGCTGACCGACCTGCGCAAGGGCAAGGCCCCGAAAGACGCCGACCCGGATGCACAGGATGCCTTCCTCCGCGCGCAGCAGCTCCACCTGTTCGACTACCTTCGCAAGCAGAAGGAGGAGCGCGAGGCCCGCGAAAAGGCCCGGGAGCGCGACCGCCGCGCCGACGACCCGCCGCCCACCTTCTACCTGGGCGACCGGAACCTGAGCCAGCTCCGGCTCGACCCCACCGGCCGCTTCGTCACGTTCGTCCTCTCCGACGAGGCCCCGCGCAAGCCCACGCTCGTGCAGAACTACGTCACCGAGAGCGGCTATGCCGAGGACCTGACGGCCCGCGCCAAGGTGGGCGTGCCCGGCGCCCGCGCCGAGTTGTACGTGCAGGACCTCGCGCGCGACACCACCTACGCCGTGGACCTCTACCGGCTTCCCGGCGCCTACGACGTCGTCCCCGCCCACCGGCGCGACGAAGGCGTGCAGCCCGACTCGTCGAAGAAGGAGCGGCTGCTCTACGCCTACGGCCCGTACTGGAGCGGCGACGGTCGCTATGCCGTCGTGGAAGTGCGCACGCGCGACAACAAGGACCGCTGGATTGCCCGCCTCGACCCCGAAACGGCCACGCTGGCGGTGCTCGACCGGCAGACGGACGAGGCCTGGATCGCCGGGCCGGGCATCTCGTGGTTCGGCGGCCGCAGCACCCTGGGCTGGCTCCCGGACAACCGCCGCTTCTTCTTCCAGAGCGAGCGCACCGGCTACAGCCACCTCTACACCGTCGACGTCGCCACGGGCGAGGTCCGCCAGCTCACCGACGGGCCGTTCGAGGTGTTCGACCCGATGCTCTCCCGCGACGGCCGCACCTGGTTCTTCACCAGCAGCGAGGGCTCGCCCTTCGAGCGACACTTCTACCGGATGCCGGTCGACGGCGGGCCGCGCACCCGGCTGACCACGATGGAGGGCTTCAACGAGGTCGCCCTCGCACCGGACGAGCGGCGGATGGCCAACCGCTACTCGTTCACCAACCGCCCGCCCGACCTGTTCTTCCAGACGCCCGGAGACGCGCCCCGGCGCCTGACCCATTCACCGACGGAGGCGTGGGCCGCCTACCCCTGGCGCACGGGCGAGATCATCCGCTTCGAGGCCTCCGACGGCGCCGCCGTCCCCGCCCAGCTCTTCGTTCCCGAGGCGCCCAACGGCGGGGCCGTCCTGTTCGTCCACGGCGCGGGCTACCTGCAGAACGTCCATAAAGGCTGGAGCAGCTACTTCCGCGAGTACATGTTCCACAACCTGCTCGTCGAGCGCGGCTATTACGTGATGAACGTGGACTACCGCGCCTCGGCCGGCTACGGGCGCGACTGGCGCACGGCCATCTACCGCCACATGGGCGGGCGCGACCTGCAGGACTACGTCGACGCCGCTCGCTACCTCGGGCAGGCCTACGGCATCCCCCCCGAGCGCATCTTCATCTACGGCGGCTCCTACGGCGGCTTCATCACGCTGATGGCCCTCTTCACCGAGCCCGAGCACTTCGGCGGCGGGGCCGCCCTCCGCGCCGTCACCGACTGGGCCCACTACAACCACACCTATACGTCCAACATCCTGAACACGCCCGTCGAGGACTCGCTCGCCTACGCCCGCTCCTCGCCCATCTACTTCGCCGAAGGGCTCGAGGACCCGCTCCTGATCGCGCACGGCATGGTGGACACCAACGTGCAGTTCCAGGACGTCGTTCGCCTGGCCCAGCGGCTCATCGAGCTCGGCAAGGAAGGCTGGGAGATGGCCGTCTACCCGGTCGAGAACCACGGCTTCACCGAACCGGCGAGCTGGACCGACGAGTACCGCCGCATCCTCAAGTACATCGAAGCGACGGTGGGTCCCCGAAGCGGCGTGCCCGTCCCGGCGGGCGAGTGA